A single genomic interval of uncultured Desulfobacter sp. harbors:
- a CDS encoding CHASE2 domain-containing protein, translating to MTQWFRFTALNVGLLIICGIELLSIVNFFVLPNGVIYDTFCKLPPKSTQGSKKVMIVPINQEQLYSDDETWILFLNNLHDVNAKQILFSFFPPRASEQFYARASEFKNVIFGRQKQLPITSLNVQIAHQPRSGAPGFVPIPDFVHKYTLKIAPYDLPVNQYGIHRFAHAFFLHNEAKKHIEPNFILAAAQMRDEAPQTIDSQFAINFIATAGALPNISFESILSGNIVSELFQDRTLLVGFGKSSDSPGFQTPVHTGSRTLSLVEYNGFALDTLIENRIIQWPGRYAILLIVSGIVIGCLFVFPLFSDTLFFICAGLFYLFTVIGSFLLLRYALVWLPIMEIMAAETAVFMFVFGRKYVSKNKFAREVMLNKSTQLKDRFFPDGFYASQAYWAKVVNMVNQTLNLERVIFLEKVPDDHRVREIIALNTSIENIQERRRDYERTPYSTAIGENRPIEVTSFFKGVGEEDVQYLVPLSYAGQVQGFWAFVISSRNMLEVNYMLSIIRNFAVEIGELLYKREQWLAEKKKKQNLFRKLLAVETRDDLYHEVNAVISMLVRRLSTLDHLLNALESPIILYDIFGQVTHVNHAMNKLLNQMKVAPFKMSALDLAIRLTGHNAEEMRDKLSQVMLSHIRLNLPVTLSDAPHAYRLSIHPLVGEDETLLQDDQAYPFNIHGMLFEMTDLTETKDLSLLKSDVFERSNVQLKHGVESITNACVLLEDEGTENKDQILTELLTQKDKMISFMDELSGYMDKEIMFDGQQLFPVMPLKQITDALALIKEDLEKKKITIDLAEEHFLDMALAVPSDLKTLCKAMLFILLEDAFNDTTIHITAANENGTMCYTLFNTGYGMPNEDFQRHLTSKQISDTTPYQQIYQFYPKLEHWKAHLSGSSEVGKGIIFMLKLQKFH from the coding sequence ATGACACAATGGTTTAGATTTACAGCTCTTAATGTTGGCTTATTAATTATTTGCGGCATTGAACTTCTCAGTATAGTGAATTTTTTTGTCCTTCCCAATGGGGTAATTTATGACACATTTTGCAAACTACCTCCAAAAAGCACCCAGGGTTCTAAAAAAGTAATGATCGTGCCCATCAACCAGGAGCAACTCTACAGCGATGACGAGACCTGGATTCTGTTTTTGAATAATCTCCATGATGTGAATGCAAAACAAATTCTTTTTTCATTTTTTCCACCTCGTGCATCGGAACAATTTTATGCCCGTGCATCTGAATTCAAAAACGTGATTTTCGGAAGGCAAAAGCAGTTACCAATTACGTCATTAAACGTCCAAATTGCACATCAACCCCGTAGCGGTGCGCCGGGCTTTGTTCCCATTCCAGACTTCGTACATAAATACACATTAAAAATAGCTCCATATGATTTGCCGGTCAATCAATACGGAATACATCGTTTTGCACATGCGTTTTTCCTGCATAATGAGGCAAAAAAACACATTGAGCCCAATTTTATCTTGGCTGCCGCGCAAATGCGGGACGAGGCGCCTCAGACAATAGATTCACAATTTGCCATAAATTTCATTGCCACAGCCGGAGCGCTTCCCAATATCTCATTTGAGAGTATCCTTTCCGGCAATATCGTTTCAGAATTGTTTCAAGACAGAACCCTTTTGGTGGGATTTGGAAAATCCTCAGACTCCCCCGGATTTCAGACGCCGGTTCATACAGGAAGCCGAACTTTGTCCTTGGTTGAATACAATGGATTTGCCTTGGATACTCTGATTGAAAACCGTATTATTCAATGGCCGGGCCGATACGCTATTTTGCTGATTGTGTCCGGTATTGTTATTGGCTGTCTTTTCGTTTTTCCACTGTTCAGCGATACGCTTTTTTTTATTTGCGCCGGACTCTTTTATCTGTTTACCGTTATCGGCTCTTTTTTGTTGCTCAGATATGCACTTGTCTGGCTTCCGATAATGGAGATAATGGCGGCTGAAACCGCTGTTTTCATGTTTGTTTTCGGCAGGAAATATGTATCCAAGAATAAATTTGCCAGAGAGGTGATGCTCAATAAATCTACACAGTTGAAAGACCGGTTTTTTCCGGATGGATTCTACGCGTCCCAGGCGTATTGGGCTAAAGTGGTCAATATGGTCAACCAGACCCTTAACCTTGAACGGGTCATTTTTTTGGAAAAAGTACCGGACGATCACAGAGTCAGGGAAATTATCGCGCTTAACACCTCCATTGAAAATATTCAGGAACGACGCAGGGATTACGAGCGAACGCCATATTCCACCGCCATTGGGGAGAACCGCCCTATTGAGGTGACATCCTTTTTTAAAGGTGTCGGAGAAGAAGACGTCCAATACCTGGTTCCACTTTCATATGCCGGACAGGTTCAAGGATTCTGGGCATTTGTGATTTCATCCCGTAACATGCTCGAAGTAAACTATATGCTCTCCATTATTCGAAATTTTGCCGTGGAAATTGGTGAACTTCTATACAAACGGGAGCAATGGCTTGCGGAAAAGAAAAAAAAGCAAAATCTGTTTCGTAAACTTTTAGCTGTTGAAACCAGGGATGATCTTTACCATGAAGTCAATGCCGTCATATCCATGTTGGTTCGGCGTCTTTCCACACTTGATCATCTTCTGAATGCTCTGGAATCTCCAATTATCCTTTATGACATCTTCGGCCAGGTAACCCATGTTAACCACGCGATGAATAAACTTCTTAACCAAATGAAGGTGGCGCCATTTAAAATGAGCGCACTGGACCTGGCCATCCGATTGACCGGACATAATGCGGAAGAGATGCGAGATAAACTGAGTCAGGTCATGCTCAGTCATATTCGTCTAAACCTTCCGGTAACGCTTTCAGATGCCCCCCATGCCTATCGGCTTTCCATTCATCCATTGGTCGGTGAGGATGAAACACTTCTCCAGGATGACCAAGCATATCCATTTAATATCCATGGCATGCTCTTTGAAATGACCGATTTAACGGAAACCAAAGACCTGTCGCTTCTTAAATCAGACGTTTTTGAAAGAAGTAATGTTCAACTGAAACATGGTGTGGAGTCCATTACCAATGCCTGCGTTCTGCTGGAAGATGAAGGGACCGAAAATAAAGATCAAATTTTAACTGAGCTGCTTACCCAAAAGGATAAAATGATTTCATTCATGGATGAGCTGAGTGGCTATATGGACAAAGAGATAATGTTCGACGGTCAGCAACTGTTCCCTGTTATGCCGTTAAAGCAGATAACCGATGCACTTGCCTTAATAAAAGAAGACTTAGAAAAAAAGAAGATAACCATTGACCTGGCCGAAGAACATTTTTTGGATATGGCCCTGGCAGTGCCTTCGGACTTGAAAACACTGTGTAAGGCTATGTTGTTCATTTTGCTGGAAGACGCTTTTAATGACACCACAATCCACATCACCGCCGCCAATGAAAATGGTACCATGTGCTACACCCTTTTCAACACCGGTTACGGCATGCCCAATGAGGATTTTCAACGCCATCTGACAAGTAAACAGATCAGCGACACAACCCCCTATCAACAGATTTACCAATTCTATCCTAAATTAGAGCATTGGAAGGCTCACTTATCCGGATCAAGTGAAGTTGGAAAAGGCATTATTTTTATGTTGAAACTGCAGAAATTCCATTGA
- a CDS encoding GNAT family N-acetyltransferase — protein MAKSTYWADSYIEKRCSAQEALKHIRPGQRIFIGSSCAEPQHLVQELSEISTRFIDLEIVRLLSIENGPLTLIANESPSHQFKIRSFYLGSCGCSIIKKNQRFITPINLSQIPHLFKSGLMPLNAALIQATPPDDFGWMSLGISVDINLSACETADIVICQVNPQMPRVLGRSFIHVNDVDFIVEHEDPLLTIQRPPEHESGIAIAKLISRLIEDGSTIQTSLSLTTEAIKTALSNKNDIGIHSQYLSDASMHLFSMGVITNKKKGFNNGKLVAGAAVGSPQLYEFLDDNPSIEFYPSDYVNNPGIIGRHNKMVTLNTAMAIDLAGQVAADALPLNNYTGINGLLDFTRGAAMSKGGKSILMMTSTMDHGQKSRIVPRLAEHAVVVPRGDVRFVATEYGLVNLFGKTLQERVMALVSIAHPDFRDELFAAAKEMGLVDSKRKFNQANRGIYPFKYEETIIIKNIPITFRPAKPVDERFIQEHYYTMNRGDIVSRFFHEKKSFAYDQIETTYDIDYINDQTIVATIGELGFEKVIAVGEYFRNTITNMAEVAYSVSKEYQGMGIATILQKKINQAAIDNGIKGLTAYISSHNKSMISLFHKQPYKITTERNEDVLILTCMFNEPKEDDGGKALGDAILSMG, from the coding sequence ATGGCAAAATCCACTTACTGGGCGGATTCCTATATAGAAAAACGTTGCAGTGCCCAGGAGGCCCTGAAACATATCCGGCCTGGTCAACGCATATTTATAGGCTCATCCTGTGCTGAACCCCAGCATCTTGTCCAAGAGTTATCCGAAATCTCCACACGATTCATCGATCTTGAAATCGTGCGCCTGCTCAGCATTGAAAATGGACCGTTAACGCTTATCGCTAATGAGTCCCCATCCCATCAGTTCAAAATCAGATCCTTTTATTTAGGTTCCTGCGGTTGCAGCATTATAAAAAAAAATCAACGATTTATTACGCCGATAAACCTATCCCAGATCCCGCACCTGTTCAAATCCGGCCTCATGCCCTTGAATGCAGCCCTGATCCAGGCCACGCCGCCCGATGACTTTGGGTGGATGAGTCTTGGGATTTCCGTGGATATTAATCTGTCGGCCTGCGAAACCGCTGATATTGTCATATGCCAGGTTAACCCCCAAATGCCCCGGGTCCTGGGCAGAAGCTTTATCCATGTTAATGATGTTGATTTTATTGTGGAACATGAGGACCCGCTTTTAACCATCCAGCGGCCCCCTGAACATGAGTCAGGTATTGCTATTGCCAAACTTATTTCACGTCTCATCGAAGACGGTTCAACCATCCAGACAAGTCTCAGCTTAACCACTGAAGCAATTAAGACGGCTTTGTCAAATAAAAACGATATTGGGATTCATTCACAATACCTGTCAGATGCAAGTATGCACCTTTTCTCCATGGGGGTGATTACCAATAAAAAGAAAGGATTTAATAACGGAAAGCTTGTGGCCGGCGCAGCCGTAGGCTCCCCTCAGCTTTATGAATTTCTTGACGATAATCCCTCCATTGAATTTTATCCCTCGGATTATGTCAACAATCCGGGAATCATTGGTCGCCACAATAAAATGGTCACCCTGAACACGGCCATGGCCATTGATCTCGCCGGCCAGGTCGCAGCCGATGCCCTGCCGTTGAACAATTACACAGGGATTAATGGTCTGCTTGATTTTACCCGGGGGGCAGCCATGTCCAAAGGCGGAAAATCCATCCTCATGATGACATCCACAATGGATCACGGGCAAAAAAGCCGGATAGTGCCTCGTTTAGCAGAACACGCCGTGGTGGTACCAAGGGGAGATGTCCGGTTTGTGGCGACAGAATACGGACTGGTGAATCTTTTCGGCAAAACACTTCAGGAACGGGTCATGGCCCTGGTCTCCATTGCCCATCCGGATTTCAGGGATGAATTGTTTGCCGCAGCCAAAGAAATGGGTCTGGTTGACAGTAAACGTAAATTTAATCAGGCCAATAGAGGAATCTATCCGTTTAAATATGAGGAAACCATTATTATAAAAAATATTCCCATTACCTTCAGACCGGCAAAGCCGGTGGATGAGCGCTTTATCCAGGAACATTATTACACTATGAATCGTGGAGATATCGTTTCCAGGTTTTTTCATGAGAAAAAAAGTTTTGCCTATGATCAAATTGAAACCACCTATGACATTGATTATATCAATGACCAAACCATCGTGGCTACGATAGGCGAACTGGGATTTGAAAAAGTTATTGCCGTGGGCGAATATTTCAGAAACACCATCACTAACATGGCCGAAGTTGCCTATTCCGTATCAAAAGAATACCAGGGTATGGGAATTGCCACGATCTTACAGAAAAAAATCAATCAGGCGGCCATTGACAACGGTATTAAAGGACTGACCGCCTATATTTCTTCACATAACAAAAGTATGATCAGCCTTTTTCATAAACAGCCATATAAAATCACAACTGAAAGAAATGAAGACGTGCTTATTTTAACCTGTATGTTCAATGAACCTAAAGAAGATGACGGTGGCAAAGCCTTGGGCGACGCCATTCTATCTATGGGTTAA
- a CDS encoding helix-turn-helix domain-containing protein, whose amino-acid sequence MGRAGRKFVSPIEPLALKWLSLIEFSDEESKRTKLRAQAIRLSNSRYSINQISQICLTTQETVSKWIDGWEKCQFDSLIDKPRPGRTPLIPVEKHDEIIDIVKKNPRQLKSAITEIEEKFGEKISVKTLKRIIKKNCVGAGDGNLSKASAMRMNSGRRKKRSKF is encoded by the coding sequence ATGGGACGAGCGGGTAGAAAATTTGTTTCTCCAATTGAGCCGTTGGCATTAAAATGGTTGTCACTTATTGAATTTTCGGATGAAGAATCAAAGCGTACTAAACTCAGAGCTCAAGCAATCCGATTGAGCAACTCGAGGTATAGTATCAATCAGATTTCACAAATATGTTTGACTACTCAGGAAACAGTTTCGAAGTGGATAGATGGATGGGAAAAATGTCAATTTGACTCTTTAATTGATAAACCACGTCCTGGAAGGACACCACTGATCCCAGTTGAGAAGCATGATGAAATCATTGATATTGTAAAGAAAAATCCAAGGCAACTTAAAAGTGCAATTACTGAAATAGAGGAAAAATTTGGTGAAAAAATTAGCGTAAAAACCCTGAAGCGGATTATAAAAAAAAACTGCGTTGGTGCCGGGGACGGAAATCTCTCAAAAGCAAGCGCGATGAGGATGAATTCAGGGAGGCGCAAAAAGAGATCGAAATTTTGA
- a CDS encoding poly-gamma-glutamate biosynthesis protein PgsC/CapC produces the protein MNPLILNIFPQGGLASSVTTTVWVGVCVTCFFNLRLGWVLSGLVVPGYLVPLLIIKPFAVAVIILEAMVTYFLVWGFSEFFSKAGLWHSFFGRDRFFAFLLVSVVVRLLFDTVLLPLAAENITQRLGIVFDYRNNLHSFGLIVVALMANQFWKPGLRRGLFTSFITILITYLLVRYGLMKFTNFSMGNIVYMYEDMAASMLSSPKAYIILLITSVVASRMNLHYGWDYSGILIPSLLALQWYQPMKLLYSFAETFVILGLASLVLRLPLFKEANVEGARKILLFFNIGFFYKLLTGWLLILYFPEQKITDYYGFGYLLTTLLAIKMHDKEIAVRVTRAVLQTSIVAVFISSIIGFSLTFIPNLFSLNTINDPLPGGMKTNRSNFQALPLIELIKNEKINLFTSYHKNSFISPLPREMEIFAEALKALETFSSTQSQKDLVIGKKLLDRINYSLSLVENHYLFLYEKGPRRGWGSYVINTAPHNGMVMEVPAPLEEWGALESAAWLFTSMQCKAMAVGGTKLSTNDNGASNTLQNPFTLFSTFHRTLGRRNILQIRGHTAKSIRVLSGQRTAPSLGKTPAVDSILWIKGEVPAGLDLTFLKKNIGQFQIQWGDSPFKNILRERSHTGFAELMLNREHARRIMFKAPYSKMDLSVELREESIAGYLQDWILRSKEHIAEKGSGHYQIPTFEELLYFDHEIVTPLLHISKIMYKNGQWTPEGLDELKALNLAAAAIGYEIIRYFHKTSGQDYLILSERDDLPPKRYWGMYIFRLGETADYIIQAPRPLSEKNTFEYAVSLFEQIKAGVLMISTTHPKANQDGSSDIIKLENKKSIFTLTNQVLIREFGPDPLMVVQCRAMGFNPEYALPEADALLSFKSGVKLFDAFDSQTIHLMETLKSKGLRIQLINGSQSTTGYEVGGIPQALYLDQAQNKEFSIIWLSPMIRTYYRQQTDNRLHAAQFESLGIETLEQDLFSIVSRAPKLSADFVPDYMVAMERYLETHDIISFDHLTIQWPQFHYQRIIDLNSKQSFLLIFGRSGRLTAVVNLFPIDERSRFSVLPHSLDQHAISHYITTKIAWLTWKKQ, from the coding sequence ATGAATCCATTGATTTTAAACATATTTCCACAGGGTGGCCTGGCAAGTTCCGTCACCACAACGGTGTGGGTCGGGGTCTGTGTCACCTGTTTTTTTAATCTCAGGTTGGGATGGGTACTCAGCGGCCTTGTTGTACCAGGCTATCTGGTACCTCTTCTGATTATTAAACCGTTTGCCGTGGCCGTCATCATCCTTGAAGCGATGGTCACTTATTTTTTGGTATGGGGTTTTTCCGAATTTTTTTCCAAAGCAGGGCTATGGCACAGCTTTTTTGGCCGGGACCGTTTTTTTGCATTTCTTCTGGTCAGCGTAGTTGTCCGTCTGCTGTTTGACACGGTGCTTCTGCCTTTAGCGGCGGAGAATATCACCCAGCGGCTGGGTATTGTATTCGATTATCGAAATAACCTGCACAGCTTCGGGTTAATTGTTGTGGCGCTGATGGCAAATCAATTCTGGAAACCTGGCCTCCGCCGGGGGCTTTTTACATCATTTATTACCATTTTAATAACCTATCTTCTGGTACGATACGGCCTGATGAAGTTCACCAACTTCTCCATGGGCAATATTGTTTATATGTACGAAGACATGGCCGCCTCCATGCTCTCCAGTCCCAAGGCATATATTATTCTTCTGATCACATCGGTGGTGGCCTCCCGAATGAATCTTCACTACGGATGGGACTACAGTGGTATTTTAATTCCCTCGCTGCTGGCCCTTCAGTGGTATCAGCCGATGAAGCTGCTGTACTCATTTGCCGAAACCTTTGTTATTCTTGGGTTGGCTTCACTTGTGCTCAGGCTTCCCTTGTTTAAAGAAGCAAACGTGGAGGGTGCCAGAAAGATTTTGCTTTTTTTCAATATCGGATTTTTCTATAAACTTCTGACGGGATGGCTTCTCATTCTGTATTTTCCGGAACAAAAAATAACCGATTATTATGGATTTGGATATCTTTTGACGACGTTGCTGGCCATCAAAATGCACGATAAAGAGATTGCTGTTCGCGTAACACGGGCAGTCCTTCAAACGTCCATTGTGGCAGTGTTTATTTCAAGTATTATAGGATTTTCATTGACCTTTATCCCTAATCTGTTTTCATTAAATACAATAAATGACCCGCTGCCTGGTGGGATGAAAACAAATAGGAGCAATTTTCAAGCACTGCCGTTAATTGAATTAATAAAGAATGAAAAGATCAATCTGTTCACATCCTACCATAAAAACAGCTTTATCTCCCCTTTACCAAGGGAAATGGAGATTTTTGCAGAAGCCCTTAAAGCCCTGGAAACCTTTAGTTCAACCCAGTCCCAAAAGGATCTGGTCATTGGGAAAAAATTGTTAGACCGTATCAACTATAGCCTTTCTTTGGTGGAAAACCATTATCTTTTCTTGTACGAGAAAGGCCCGCGAAGGGGGTGGGGAAGCTACGTTATTAATACCGCCCCCCATAATGGAATGGTTATGGAGGTCCCAGCCCCCCTTGAAGAGTGGGGTGCCCTTGAATCCGCAGCCTGGCTTTTTACGTCGATGCAGTGCAAAGCCATGGCCGTGGGCGGAACAAAATTATCAACCAATGACAATGGCGCCTCCAACACGCTTCAAAATCCATTTACCCTGTTTTCAACATTTCATCGAACATTGGGCAGACGTAATATTCTGCAAATACGGGGACACACGGCAAAGAGTATAAGGGTTTTAAGCGGTCAGCGCACGGCCCCTTCATTGGGAAAAACGCCTGCGGTTGATTCCATTTTATGGATTAAAGGGGAAGTGCCCGCCGGTCTTGACTTGACATTTTTAAAGAAAAATATCGGTCAATTTCAAATCCAATGGGGTGATTCCCCTTTTAAAAATATATTGAGAGAACGCAGCCATACCGGGTTTGCCGAACTGATGCTGAACCGTGAGCATGCAAGACGTATCATGTTCAAAGCCCCTTATTCTAAAATGGATCTCTCTGTGGAACTTAGGGAAGAGAGTATTGCCGGATATCTTCAAGATTGGATATTGCGAAGCAAGGAACATATTGCCGAAAAAGGCTCCGGGCATTACCAAATACCCACATTCGAAGAACTGCTTTATTTCGACCATGAAATTGTGACACCATTGCTGCATATTTCCAAGATAATGTATAAAAATGGACAATGGACACCGGAAGGGCTGGACGAACTAAAAGCGCTTAATTTGGCTGCTGCGGCAATTGGCTATGAGATCATCCGGTATTTTCATAAAACATCCGGTCAGGATTATCTGATCCTGTCGGAAAGGGATGATCTGCCCCCAAAGCGCTACTGGGGCATGTACATATTTCGTCTGGGAGAAACCGCTGATTATATCATCCAGGCACCGCGCCCACTTTCAGAAAAAAATACGTTTGAGTATGCCGTGTCCCTTTTTGAACAGATTAAAGCCGGCGTTTTGATGATCAGTACCACGCATCCCAAGGCCAACCAGGACGGTTCTTCCGATATCATTAAATTGGAAAATAAAAAGAGTATCTTCACATTGACCAACCAGGTGCTCATAAGGGAGTTCGGTCCCGATCCGTTGATGGTGGTTCAGTGCCGGGCCATGGGATTTAATCCCGAATATGCCCTGCCCGAAGCCGATGCGCTGCTCTCTTTTAAATCCGGTGTCAAACTGTTTGACGCGTTTGATTCCCAAACCATCCACCTGATGGAAACCTTGAAATCCAAAGGCCTGCGAATTCAATTGATAAATGGTTCCCAAAGCACCACCGGGTATGAGGTGGGGGGAATTCCACAGGCCCTGTATCTTGATCAGGCTCAAAACAAGGAATTTTCCATTATCTGGCTCAGCCCGATGATTCGTACTTATTATAGGCAACAGACTGATAATCGCCTCCATGCCGCCCAATTTGAATCGCTGGGTATTGAAACTTTGGAGCAGGATTTATTCTCTATTGTCAGCCGGGCGCCAAAGCTGTCTGCAGATTTTGTCCCCGATTATATGGTGGCCATGGAACGGTATTTGGAAACACATGATATTATTTCTTTTGATCATTTGACAATTCAATGGCCGCAATTTCATTATCAGCGAATCATCGACCTTAATTCCAAGCAAAGCTTTCTTTTGATTTTTGGCCGCTCAGGGCGTTTGACAGCCGTGGTGAATCTGTTTCCCATTGATGAAAGGAGCCGTTTTTCAGTGCTGCCGCATTCCCTTGATCAACATGCCATATCACATTATATCACCACAAAAATTGCATGGCTGACCTGGAAAAAACAATGA
- a CDS encoding IS630 family transposase, producing the protein MRWCRGRKSLKSKRDEDEFREAQKEIEILKHEDDADVIDLHYFDESGFIGVPDVPYAWQDGDEQLLLPTGKTSRINVLGFLSRQNNFFPCVFDCPVTSDIVVACFDAFSLSIEKRTIVVLDNAPIHHSAIFKDQIEKWEERGLFLYFIPKYSPELNLIEILWKHIKYFWLSPSAYKGFNFLKAELDNILANVGKEFRISFS; encoded by the coding sequence CTGCGTTGGTGCCGGGGACGGAAATCTCTCAAAAGCAAGCGCGATGAGGATGAATTCAGGGAGGCGCAAAAAGAGATCGAAATTTTGAAACACGAAGATGATGCAGATGTCATTGATTTGCATTATTTTGATGAATCCGGCTTTATCGGGGTGCCTGATGTTCCATATGCCTGGCAGGATGGAGATGAGCAGCTTTTGCTTCCGACTGGAAAAACTTCAAGAATCAATGTATTGGGATTCTTGAGTAGACAGAATAACTTCTTTCCTTGTGTTTTTGATTGCCCGGTCACTTCAGATATTGTAGTGGCTTGCTTTGATGCTTTTTCACTTTCCATAGAAAAAAGAACCATCGTTGTTCTGGATAACGCTCCAATACATCATAGCGCCATTTTTAAGGATCAAATTGAAAAATGGGAAGAAAGAGGACTTTTTCTCTATTTTATCCCCAAATATTCACCAGAATTGAATTTGATTGAAATTTTATGGAAACATATCAAGTATTTTTGGTTATCGCCCTCAGCTTATAAAGGATTCAACTTTTTGAAGGCAGAATTGGACAATATATTGGCAAATGTCGGCAAGGAATTTAGGATATCATTTTCTTAA
- a CDS encoding DUF3124 domain-containing protein — MVTKKNILCYPVLFIGLLLYTRGTAFTQDNPNLSKGQKIYVPAYSHIYTGNRQVPSLLTVTLSIRNTDMAHTIEVVFVDYYDTKGKLLKNYLPSPVFLKPLESIRYVVDYDDKAGGDGANFIVEWRSKNTVNPPIMETIMIGSRSSFTSRGQAFVPLK, encoded by the coding sequence ATGGTGACAAAAAAAAATATACTATGTTACCCGGTTTTGTTTATTGGACTGTTATTATACACAAGGGGGACGGCTTTTACCCAGGACAATCCAAATCTTTCAAAGGGACAAAAGATTTATGTCCCGGCATATTCACATATTTACACGGGCAACAGACAGGTCCCTTCGCTTCTAACCGTAACTTTAAGCATCCGCAATACAGACATGGCCCACACCATTGAAGTTGTGTTCGTGGATTACTACGACACCAAAGGCAAACTTTTAAAAAATTACCTGCCCTCACCTGTTTTTCTCAAGCCCCTTGAATCCATACGCTATGTTGTGGACTATGATGATAAGGCCGGGGGGGATGGAGCCAATTTCATTGTTGAATGGCGATCTAAAAATACTGTAAATCCTCCAATCATGGAAACCATAATGATCGGCTCAAGGTCTTCTTTCACGTCCCGGGGCCAGGCCTTTGTTCCTTTGAAATAA
- a CDS encoding sulfite exporter TauE/SafE family protein, translating into MDWVIIGIAGFLGGMLNAVAGGGSFITLPALIFVGVTPVSANATGTAALLPGYLASAWRFRRDVEFPVNLKFRHIAFIAVSGGFLGAAILLMTSEQLFSTLIPWLILLATAAFLVGPWLLEKKSSSIKKLERHCATTALKTSTACLVLLAVCVYGGYFNGGLGIILLATLGIMGQINLHGMNGLKNIISALLTTVAVGVYAAGGAIVGGHLLLLGIMAILGGYAGAAVAYRISQRILRGFIVLVGLLMSIGFFLR; encoded by the coding sequence ATGGATTGGGTGATAATCGGGATAGCCGGATTCCTCGGCGGCATGTTGAATGCGGTGGCAGGTGGCGGCAGTTTCATCACACTACCGGCTCTGATCTTTGTGGGTGTAACACCGGTATCGGCTAATGCGACAGGCACGGCAGCGCTTCTGCCTGGCTACCTCGCAAGTGCATGGCGATTCAGAAGGGATGTTGAGTTCCCTGTAAATTTAAAGTTTAGACACATCGCTTTTATAGCCGTCTCAGGTGGATTCTTGGGTGCTGCTATCTTACTAATGACGAGTGAACAATTATTCTCAACACTGATTCCATGGCTTATTTTGCTTGCTACTGCTGCGTTTCTTGTGGGGCCATGGCTTCTGGAAAAAAAAAGTTCTTCAATAAAAAAATTAGAACGGCATTGTGCAACGACTGCTTTAAAAACCTCCACAGCTTGTTTGGTATTACTTGCGGTTTGCGTGTACGGCGGTTATTTCAATGGAGGGTTAGGGATCATATTACTTGCCACGTTGGGTATAATGGGCCAGATCAACCTTCATGGCATGAACGGACTTAAAAATATTATATCAGCACTATTAACAACAGTTGCTGTAGGCGTTTATGCTGCCGGTGGGGCAATTGTTGGGGGGCATCTTCTGCTGCTCGGTATTATGGCAATTCTTGGGGGATACGCTGGGGCTGCTGTCGCATACCGTATTTCTCAACGCATTTTACGAGGATTTATTGTCCTTGTAGGACTTTTAATGTCCATAGGATTTTTCCTCCGCTAA